In Alicyclobacillus macrosporangiidus CPP55, a single window of DNA contains:
- a CDS encoding DUF3905 domain-containing protein: MTQRGAERPDPREGLPPWRETPLDHWSTDVDPVIMAGDEWAMDDPEGDPGPGASRKAGQVRSPAGRGSCTRPMTPTGVSKTTPFRQTGKTRLPNKGRTPRNTLRMTGGVSSGGDPGVRGAGRRCAHMEAMTMHQVVQELQDLHQQMSQVIGQLQQMHQRLHTAMSSAQQQQQLQLQTHGSVLPSVQTAMPSPTQQSANRLPSAPSSSAGTHTLSRMAGSNIGSGLPATRRASDTRLSSGVHSYGSAYAPPGPSSASTSGIQGRGVNPGALAAVLRADGNQPATPGRQSEHTVYGRLM, encoded by the coding sequence ATGACACAGCGAGGGGCGGAGCGTCCCGATCCGCGCGAAGGGTTGCCTCCCTGGCGGGAGACGCCGCTCGATCACTGGAGCACCGACGTGGACCCCGTCATCATGGCGGGGGATGAGTGGGCGATGGACGATCCCGAAGGCGATCCGGGGCCCGGCGCCTCGAGGAAGGCCGGGCAGGTACGTTCACCGGCGGGGCGCGGTTCATGCACCCGACCCATGACACCAACTGGGGTGTCGAAGACGACACCTTTTCGACAGACGGGCAAGACGCGTCTCCCGAATAAGGGAAGGACGCCCCGGAACACACTACGCATGACCGGCGGCGTCTCGTCAGGGGGCGATCCGGGCGTCCGTGGCGCCGGCCGCCGGTGCGCACATATGGAGGCGATGACGATGCACCAGGTGGTTCAAGAATTACAGGATCTCCATCAACAGATGAGCCAGGTGATCGGCCAACTGCAGCAGATGCACCAACGCCTGCACACAGCGATGAGCAGCGCGCAGCAGCAACAGCAGCTGCAGCTGCAGACGCACGGGTCGGTTCTCCCATCGGTCCAGACGGCGATGCCGTCACCCACGCAGCAATCGGCCAACCGCTTGCCCTCTGCGCCGTCTTCTTCGGCCGGCACGCACACCCTCTCCCGTATGGCTGGGAGCAACATTGGCAGCGGCCTGCCCGCCACGCGAAGGGCGTCAGATACCCGGCTGAGTTCGGGCGTTCATTCGTACGGATCCGCATACGCCCCTCCTGGACCGTCGTCCGCGTCGACCTCCGGGATTCAAGGGCGCGGCGTCAATCCGGGCGCTTTGGCGGCCGTGCTGCGGGCGGATGGCAATCAGCCCGCCACGCCAGGGCGGCAATCGGAGCACACGGTCTACGGCCGCTTGATGTGA
- a CDS encoding CBS domain-containing protein gives MKVRDLMTSDVTCCQPTDTLQKAAQSMASLNVGSIPVCQNNKVIGIITDRDICCKAVATGKSHTTPVRDCMSQKVVTCTPDTDAHEAADLMATHQIRRLPVCDASGNIVGILSIGDLATVDIHINEAGDALSKISVPTTAPNAVH, from the coding sequence ATGAAGGTCCGTGACCTGATGACGTCCGACGTCACCTGCTGTCAGCCCACGGACACGCTGCAGAAGGCGGCGCAGTCGATGGCTTCGCTGAATGTAGGATCGATTCCGGTGTGCCAGAATAACAAGGTCATCGGCATCATCACCGACCGGGACATCTGCTGCAAAGCGGTGGCCACCGGCAAATCGCACACGACCCCCGTTCGCGACTGTATGTCACAGAAAGTCGTGACCTGCACGCCGGACACCGACGCGCATGAAGCGGCGGACCTGATGGCCACGCATCAGATCCGGCGACTTCCCGTGTGCGATGCCAGCGGAAACATCGTGGGCATCCTGTCCATCGGCGACCTCGCGACGGTGGACATCCACATCAACGAAGCTGGGGACGCCCTGAGCAAGATCTCGGTCCCGACAACCGCACCCAACGCCGTGCACTGA
- a CDS encoding alpha/beta-type small acid-soluble spore protein, whose translation MPNNNNYVASGARQALEQMKYEIATEFGVQLGGETTSRQNGSVGGEITKRLVAFAEQHLSGRA comes from the coding sequence ATGCCGAACAACAACAACTACGTGGCAAGCGGCGCGCGTCAGGCATTGGAGCAGATGAAGTACGAAATCGCGACCGAGTTCGGCGTTCAGCTCGGGGGCGAGACGACCTCGCGCCAGAACGGCTCGGTTGGCGGTGAGATCACGAAACGACTGGTGGCGTTTGCAGAGCAGCATCTGAGCGGCCGGGCGTAA
- a CDS encoding alpha/beta-type small acid-soluble spore protein → MPRNNTHLVSNASNALEQMKYEIATEFGVQLGGETTSRQNGSVGGEITKRLVAFAEQAMSGR, encoded by the coding sequence ATGCCAAGGAACAATACGCACTTGGTGTCCAACGCCTCCAACGCGTTGGAGCAGATGAAGTACGAAATCGCCACGGAGTTTGGTGTTCAGCTCGGGGGCGAGACGACCTCCCGCCAGAACGGGTCGGTGGGTGGCGAGATCACGAAGCGGCTGGTGGCCTTCGCGGAGCAGGCGATGTCCGGCCGCTGA
- the tpx gene encoding thiol peroxidase translates to MARVFTLGKETPLSGPELKPGDKAPNFEVINNALQKVTLDDFKGKVKIISVVPSLDTGVCDAQTRRFNEEAAKLGENVVVLTISADLPFAQKRWCGAAGVDRVITLSDHRDMSFAKAYGTYLEDFRLNSRAVFVVDSSDTIVHAEYVPVAGQHPNYEAAIEAAKAAH, encoded by the coding sequence ATGGCTCGTGTGTTCACCCTTGGCAAAGAGACCCCGCTCTCTGGTCCGGAGCTGAAGCCCGGTGACAAGGCGCCGAACTTCGAAGTCATCAACAACGCCCTTCAGAAGGTGACCTTGGACGACTTCAAGGGCAAGGTCAAGATCATCAGCGTCGTCCCGTCTCTCGACACTGGGGTGTGCGACGCGCAGACCCGCCGATTCAATGAGGAAGCCGCAAAACTCGGCGAAAACGTGGTGGTATTGACCATTAGCGCCGACCTGCCCTTCGCCCAGAAGCGGTGGTGTGGTGCAGCCGGCGTGGACCGGGTGATCACGCTGTCCGACCACCGGGACATGTCGTTTGCGAAGGCGTACGGAACGTATCTGGAGGACTTCCGGCTGAACAGCCGCGCCGTGTTTGTCGTGGACTCCAGCGACACCATCGTTCACGCCGAGTACGTGCCGGTCGCAGGCCAGCACCCAAACTACGAAGCCGCCATCGAAGCGGCGAAGGCGGCTCACTGA
- a CDS encoding phosphosulfolactate synthase, with amino-acid sequence MSKPYWSELLEDALPGRVDKPRLSGLTMVIDTGMPVAQMRGVLELGAAYIDFWKFGFASASVCPPERVMDKVSLCQEYGVLAYPGGTSLEIAISQGIWRDYLEALWAGGIRVVEVSDGTIDLPLRTRREIIRAARKMGFMVLTEVGKKWSGYMLPLRQQASIIQGDLSSGAHYVIVEGREGGRGVNLYDEDGNVRDSDVDALVRALGPLSTRVMWEAPLTKQQVYYIQKFGHKVNFGNIQPCDVIPLESLRRGFRSDTLRWALGITKPAEEPGGEAGENARSMGVEGQAPKPTLWTDRAVNPRTDSGPALR; translated from the coding sequence GTGAGCAAACCGTACTGGTCTGAACTGCTGGAGGATGCACTGCCGGGGAGGGTCGATAAGCCGCGATTGTCCGGCCTCACGATGGTGATCGACACCGGGATGCCCGTGGCACAGATGCGCGGTGTGCTGGAGTTGGGCGCGGCGTACATCGACTTTTGGAAGTTCGGATTCGCCAGCGCCTCCGTCTGTCCCCCGGAGCGGGTGATGGATAAGGTGAGCCTGTGTCAGGAGTACGGTGTGCTGGCCTATCCGGGCGGCACATCGTTGGAGATCGCCATCTCCCAGGGCATCTGGCGCGACTATCTGGAAGCCCTGTGGGCAGGGGGCATCCGCGTGGTGGAAGTCTCGGACGGCACCATCGATCTCCCGCTTCGCACGCGGCGCGAGATCATCCGCGCCGCCAGAAAGATGGGGTTCATGGTCCTGACGGAAGTTGGCAAAAAATGGTCTGGCTACATGCTGCCGCTTCGCCAACAGGCGAGCATCATCCAAGGGGATCTGTCCAGCGGGGCCCACTACGTGATCGTCGAAGGCCGCGAGGGGGGCCGCGGGGTGAATCTGTACGACGAGGACGGAAACGTCCGCGACTCGGATGTGGACGCGTTGGTGCGTGCCCTGGGTCCGCTGTCCACCCGGGTGATGTGGGAGGCGCCCCTCACGAAGCAGCAGGTGTACTACATTCAAAAGTTCGGCCACAAGGTGAACTTCGGAAACATTCAGCCTTGCGATGTGATCCCCTTGGAGAGCCTGCGCCGCGGCTTCCGTTCCGACACCTTGAGATGGGCGCTGGGCATCACGAAGCCGGCCGAAGAACCGGGCGGAGAGGCGGGCGAGAACGCGCGTTCCATGGGGGTGGAGGGGCAGGCTCCCAAGCCGACGCTGTGGACGGATCGGGCGGTCAATCCAAGGACCGATTCGGGGCCGGCCCTGCGGTGA
- a CDS encoding manganese efflux pump MntP family protein, translated as MLLQLVLIGLALGMNNTLASVALGTTNMKRSQQMGTAVLFGLFEAMMPVAGLFLGGELSRAVGGASRYVGVGVLVILGVYLLVKAQEEAHGPPDRTIGVRSLLLAVALSLDNLTVGFGLGMLQVPIGLAAVIFGLVSLSMTLLGLELGRWIGARLTVPTDRLSGMVLLGIAFLMLFTG; from the coding sequence TTGCTTCTGCAGCTGGTGCTCATCGGCTTGGCCTTAGGCATGAATAACACGTTGGCGTCGGTGGCCCTGGGCACGACGAACATGAAGCGGTCCCAGCAGATGGGGACCGCCGTTTTGTTCGGGTTGTTCGAAGCCATGATGCCCGTAGCCGGTCTGTTTCTCGGCGGCGAGCTCTCCCGCGCCGTCGGTGGGGCGTCGCGGTACGTGGGCGTCGGGGTCCTGGTCATCCTCGGCGTCTACCTGCTCGTCAAGGCGCAGGAAGAGGCGCATGGACCCCCCGACCGGACGATCGGCGTGCGCAGCCTCCTTTTGGCGGTGGCCCTGAGCTTGGATAACCTGACCGTCGGGTTTGGCCTGGGGATGCTTCAGGTACCCATCGGGCTCGCTGCCGTCATATTCGGTTTGGTGAGCCTGTCGATGACCCTGCTTGGGCTCGAACTTGGGCGATGGATCGGGGCTCGGCTCACGGTCCCGACGGATCGGTTGTCCGGCATGGTCCTGCTCGGCATCGCGTTCCTCATGTTGTTCACCGGCTGA
- a CDS encoding bifunctional folylpolyglutamate synthase/dihydrofolate synthase — protein sequence MERCTLPRIVGPTPATEAINWIYASYNRAKPNLKPGYDRDVRHPEWTERLLGALGRPDRHGYNVAVTGSKGKGSHAILLAGILQQLGLRVGLFTGPHLVDFMERIRVDGEMMPEPRFASCVRQIADIAARFELPDGQYLGPVGLLAAVAALWFREEDTDVNVYELGRGALHDDVNRVHHEGAVVAPVFLEHREQLGPRLSDVAWEKAGVITPETRWVVSHRQSDVPLSILRQQAVRQGADLQVLGEQVDCRATDGDKLVIVEVSGSRFEIRLPEPGGGFLVENAAVAMAAARAVWTRLRPGRPMPERIDLSGLRLPGRLEVVRPNPWVVVDGTIHGASARYVAAWSEARRARGGRIGAVLGLPADKDGEGVLAALHGTVDWLVFARAHNPHLYFDGRWAEMARTRWSDVHEAEYAEDALAWAEPRMGPRDVLLVLGTQSFVGDALAALGVDTTRIWRNEAPLPEVAARRGRA from the coding sequence ATGGAGCGATGCACGTTGCCGCGAATCGTCGGACCGACACCGGCCACCGAGGCCATCAACTGGATCTATGCCTCCTACAACCGTGCCAAGCCGAACCTCAAACCGGGCTACGATCGGGACGTACGCCATCCGGAGTGGACGGAACGGCTGTTGGGTGCGCTCGGCCGGCCGGATCGGCACGGGTACAACGTCGCGGTCACGGGAAGCAAAGGGAAGGGATCGCACGCCATCCTCCTGGCCGGCATCCTGCAGCAGCTGGGATTGCGCGTGGGCCTGTTCACCGGGCCTCATCTGGTGGACTTCATGGAGCGGATTCGCGTCGACGGCGAGATGATGCCCGAACCGCGGTTCGCCTCCTGTGTGCGGCAGATCGCGGACATCGCGGCCCGTTTTGAATTGCCAGATGGCCAATACCTCGGGCCGGTCGGGCTGTTGGCGGCGGTGGCGGCGCTGTGGTTCCGGGAGGAAGACACCGATGTGAACGTGTACGAGCTGGGGCGGGGGGCCCTGCACGACGACGTCAACCGTGTCCATCACGAGGGTGCCGTCGTGGCACCCGTGTTCCTCGAGCACCGCGAGCAATTGGGCCCGCGGCTGTCGGACGTGGCGTGGGAGAAGGCGGGCGTCATCACCCCGGAGACCCGTTGGGTGGTGAGCCACCGGCAGAGCGACGTGCCTCTCTCTATCCTTCGGCAGCAGGCTGTGCGGCAGGGGGCGGATCTTCAGGTCCTCGGCGAGCAGGTGGACTGCAGAGCGACAGATGGGGATAAACTGGTCATTGTGGAGGTGTCCGGCAGCCGGTTTGAAATCCGGCTGCCGGAACCGGGCGGCGGGTTTCTGGTGGAGAACGCGGCGGTGGCCATGGCGGCCGCGCGGGCGGTCTGGACGCGGCTCCGGCCCGGGCGCCCGATGCCCGAGCGGATCGATCTCAGCGGCCTCCGCCTGCCCGGACGCCTCGAGGTGGTGCGACCGAATCCCTGGGTGGTCGTCGATGGTACCATTCACGGCGCGTCCGCCCGGTACGTGGCGGCGTGGTCCGAGGCGCGCCGGGCTCGCGGCGGCCGCATTGGGGCGGTGCTGGGCCTGCCGGCGGACAAGGACGGGGAGGGCGTCTTGGCCGCGCTGCACGGTACCGTGGATTGGCTGGTCTTCGCCAGAGCGCACAATCCACACCTCTACTTCGACGGCCGCTGGGCGGAGATGGCGCGGACCCGGTGGTCCGACGTCCACGAGGCGGAGTACGCCGAGGACGCCTTGGCGTGGGCGGAGCCCAGGATGGGGCCGAGGGACGTGCTCCTCGTGCTCGGCACCCAGTCCTTTGTCGGCGACGCGTTGGCGGCCCTCGGCGTCGACACCACCCGCATCTGGCGGAATGAGGCGCCCCTGCCGGAGGTGGCCGCGCGGCGGGGCCGGGCATGA
- a CDS encoding amidase has protein sequence MVTGAEAWLERSIPEIQAGMDAGEVSACDLVAACLARIARYDKAGPGINAVLEVNPDAWHIAEALDLERRIRGPRGPLHGIPVLVKDNIDTGDKMHTSAGSLALKDSYAARDAFVAERLRAAGAVILGKTNMTEWANFMTRHMPSGYSSRGGQVKNPYGPGRFDVGGSSSGSGAAVAAGLAVAAVGTETSGSILSPSSQNSLVGIKPTVGLVSRTGIIPISHSQDTAGPMARCVVDAALLLQALAGRDEGDPATWRIPADFPAELTAGLDKGALRGARIGVPRKGYWDKLPAGKQAVMEEAIRALRDAGAEVVDPADIPSADAEWDLAVLVHEFKPALNAYLGRLAPHVPVHSLRDVIEFNLRYAEKMLKYGQVWMLEAEDTSGTLTDPAYIAARLRDLRLSREEGIDAALAAHRLDALLFPGNLGAGIAAKAGYPSITVPAGYTKEGEPVGATFTGRAFSEPALIRWAYAFEQATQARRAPRLDE, from the coding sequence ATGGTTACGGGCGCGGAGGCCTGGTTGGAACGGTCCATCCCGGAGATCCAGGCGGGCATGGATGCGGGCGAGGTCTCGGCCTGCGATCTGGTGGCGGCGTGCTTGGCGCGGATCGCCCGCTACGACAAGGCGGGGCCGGGCATCAACGCAGTGCTCGAGGTCAACCCGGACGCCTGGCACATCGCCGAGGCGCTGGACCTCGAGCGGCGGATCCGCGGGCCGCGCGGACCGCTGCACGGCATCCCGGTGCTGGTGAAGGACAACATCGACACGGGCGACAAGATGCATACCAGCGCGGGGTCGCTGGCTTTGAAAGACTCTTACGCGGCCCGCGACGCGTTTGTCGCGGAGCGGCTGCGCGCCGCCGGGGCGGTCATCCTCGGCAAGACGAACATGACCGAGTGGGCCAACTTCATGACGCGGCATATGCCGAGCGGCTACAGCTCGCGCGGGGGACAGGTGAAGAACCCGTATGGGCCAGGGCGGTTTGACGTCGGCGGATCGAGCTCCGGGTCGGGGGCGGCCGTCGCGGCTGGCCTTGCGGTCGCCGCGGTGGGCACGGAGACGTCGGGATCCATCCTCAGCCCGTCGAGCCAGAATTCGCTCGTCGGCATCAAACCCACCGTGGGCCTCGTCAGCCGTACCGGGATCATCCCGATCTCGCACAGCCAGGACACGGCCGGCCCGATGGCTCGGTGCGTCGTCGACGCGGCCCTGCTGCTGCAGGCCCTCGCCGGACGGGACGAGGGCGATCCCGCAACCTGGCGCATCCCGGCGGATTTCCCGGCAGAACTCACCGCCGGATTGGACAAGGGCGCGCTGCGAGGGGCGCGCATCGGCGTGCCGCGGAAAGGCTACTGGGACAAGCTGCCGGCGGGAAAGCAGGCGGTGATGGAGGAGGCCATCCGCGCCCTGCGGGACGCCGGGGCGGAGGTGGTCGATCCCGCCGACATCCCGTCCGCGGACGCCGAGTGGGACCTGGCCGTGCTGGTGCACGAGTTTAAGCCGGCCCTCAACGCATACCTCGGCCGGTTGGCGCCCCATGTGCCGGTGCATTCGCTGCGCGACGTGATCGAATTCAACCTCCGCTATGCGGAGAAGATGCTCAAGTACGGGCAGGTGTGGATGCTCGAAGCGGAGGACACGAGCGGCACCCTGACCGATCCGGCGTACATTGCGGCCCGGCTGCGGGACCTGCGCTTGTCGCGGGAGGAGGGCATCGACGCGGCGCTGGCGGCCCACCGCCTGGACGCGCTGCTGTTCCCGGGAAACCTCGGGGCGGGCATCGCCGCCAAAGCGGGATACCCGTCCATCACGGTGCCGGCTGGGTATACGAAGGAAGGGGAACCGGTCGGCGCGACCTTCACCGGCCGGGCGTTCAGCGAACCGGCCCTCATCCGCTGGGCGTACGCGTTCGAACAGGCCACCCAGGCCCGCCGGGCACCGCGGCTGGACGAATGA
- a CDS encoding 2-hydroxyacid dehydrogenase, producing MSRPKVYVPNAIPEEAYRILAEHCDIRYRDTEDPVPDDEVLAGVRDADGLVIYSRVKVNQAVLDAAPRLRVVSNIAVGYDNLDIPALTRRGVVATNTPGVLTETTADLAFALLMAIARRVVEADRYVKSGQWDGWRPSLMVGRDVYGATIGIVGMGRIGQAVARRARGFDMRILYHNRSRNPQAEAALGAEYKPLDDLLREADFVVLLTPLTPETTRLIGARELALMKPDAYLINAARGAVVDEAALIEALREGRIAGAALDVYEQEPVALDNPLLQMDNVVTLPHIGSATKATRIAMAVTAARNMVAALAGEVPPNAVNPEAIRPKAQD from the coding sequence ATGAGCCGGCCGAAGGTGTACGTGCCAAACGCCATCCCCGAAGAGGCCTACCGGATCCTCGCGGAGCACTGCGACATCCGCTACCGTGACACGGAGGACCCGGTGCCGGACGACGAGGTCCTGGCGGGGGTGCGCGACGCCGACGGATTGGTCATCTATTCCCGCGTGAAGGTGAATCAGGCGGTGCTCGACGCGGCCCCGAGGCTGCGCGTGGTCAGCAACATCGCGGTGGGCTACGACAACTTGGACATCCCGGCCCTGACGCGCCGCGGAGTCGTCGCCACCAACACGCCGGGCGTGCTGACGGAGACGACCGCCGATCTCGCGTTCGCTCTCCTCATGGCGATCGCGCGGCGCGTGGTGGAGGCCGACCGGTACGTGAAGTCGGGCCAGTGGGACGGCTGGCGGCCGAGCCTGATGGTGGGCCGGGACGTGTACGGAGCGACCATCGGGATCGTCGGGATGGGGCGCATCGGCCAGGCGGTGGCGCGCCGGGCGCGCGGGTTTGACATGCGCATCCTGTACCACAACCGCTCGCGCAACCCGCAGGCGGAGGCGGCCCTGGGCGCGGAGTACAAGCCGCTCGACGACCTCTTGAGGGAGGCGGACTTCGTGGTCCTGTTGACGCCGCTGACGCCGGAGACCACGCGGCTCATCGGGGCCCGCGAACTGGCGCTGATGAAGCCCGATGCATACCTCATCAACGCGGCGCGCGGCGCAGTGGTGGACGAAGCGGCGCTGATTGAGGCGCTGCGCGAAGGGCGCATCGCCGGGGCGGCGCTGGACGTCTACGAGCAGGAGCCGGTGGCGCTCGACAATCCGCTGCTGCAGATGGACAACGTGGTCACCCTGCCGCATATCGGCAGCGCCACGAAGGCGACCCGGATCGCGATGGCGGTGACGGCGGCCCGCAACATGGTGGCCGCGCTGGCGGGCGAGGTGCCGCCCAACGCGGTGAATCCGGAGGCCATCCGGCCCAAGGCGCAGGACTGA